A genome region from Erigeron canadensis isolate Cc75 chromosome 3, C_canadensis_v1, whole genome shotgun sequence includes the following:
- the LOC122591051 gene encoding calcium-transporting ATPase 4, endoplasmic reticulum-type-like codes for MGKGAQNYGKKDGTGSDASGYASWAKEVSECEEKYKVDRKNGLSDSEVEKRLQIHGLNELEKHEGASVFRLVLDQFNDTLVRILLVAAVISFVLAWYDGEEGGEMEITAFVEPLVIFLILIVNAIVGVWQESNAEKALEALKEIQSAHATVIRNGRKISDLPAKELVPGDIVELRVGDKVPADMRVLSLVSSTLRVEQGSLTGESEAVGKTTKPVPEETDIQGKKCMVFAGTTVVNGNCICLVTDTGMHTELGKVHLQIHEASQSEEDTPLKKKLNEFGETLTMMIGLICVLVWLINLKYFLSWDYVDGWPTNFKFSFEKCTYYFEIAVALAVAAIPEGLPAVITTCLALGTRKMAQKNALVRKLPSVETLGCTTVICSDKTGTLTTNQMAVAKLVAMGHTANVVRTFNVEGSTYNPSDGKIQDWPAGQMDANLKTIAKIAALANDASIERSEKGYVAGGMPTEAALKVLVEKMGLPSGLDSGSSTGYSDLMGCSQAWDTIEHRIATLEFDRDRKSMGVIVSSNSGKKSLLVKGAVENLLERSSYIQLVDGSVVELDQSAKGVILDSLNKMSTSALRVLGFAYKYDPPEFITYNGDEDHPAHSLLLNPANYSSIESNLTFAGLAGLRDPPRKEVRQAIEDCRAAGIQVMVITGDNKNTAEAICREIGVFGPDEDISSKSITGRQFMEHHDPKSHLTQTGGLLFSRAEPRHKQEIVRLLKDVGEVVAMTGDGVNDAPALKLADIGIAMGIAGTEVAKEASDMVLADDNFSTIVAAVGEGRSIYNNMKAFIRYMISSNIGEVACIFLTAAIGIPEGLIPVQLLWVNLVTDGPPATALGFNPPDKYIMKKAPRRSDDSLISPWILFRYLVIGLYVGLATVGVFVIWYTQDSFLGIDLSRDGHSLVTFSQLRNWDQCKSWENFTVSPFKAGDQVFNFESDPCDYFRTGKVKGMTLSLSVLVAIEMFNSLNALSEDESLLTMPPWVNPWLLLAMSVSFGLHFLILYVPFLAQVFGIVPLSVNEWLLVLAVALPVILIDEILKFVGRLTIGGETRSKSSKHKAE; via the exons ATGGGTAAAGGAGCCCAAAACTATGGGAAGAAAGACGGGACGGGTTCGGATGCAAGTGGTTATGCTTCCTGGGCGAAAGAAGTGAGTGAGTGTGAAGAAAAATATAAGGTGGATAGGAAGAATGGTTTATCGGATAGTGAAGTCGAGAAGCGGTTGCAGATTCATGGGCTGAATGAGTTGGAAAAGCATGAAGGGGCGTCCGTTTTCCGTTTAGTTTTAGATCAGTTTAATGATACTTTAGTTAGGATTTTGCTTGTTGCTGCGGTGATATCTTTTGTTTTGGCCTGGTATGATGGTGAAGAGGGTGGCGAGATGGAGATCACCGCATTTGTAGAGCCTTTGGTGATTTTTTTGATACTGATTGTTAACGCGATTGTTGGTGTCTGGCAAGAAAGTAATGCCGAAAAGGCTTTAGAGGCTCTTAAAGAGATTCAATCAGCACATGCAACTGTTATACGTAATGGTAGAAAAATATCGGATTTACCCGCGAAAGAACTTGTCCCGGGTGATATTGTGGAGCTTCGTGTGGGGGATAAAGTCCCGGCTGATATGAGGGTTTTAAGTCTAGTTAGTTCAACACTTAGGGTAGAGCAGGGTTCCTTAACTGGAGAAAGTGAGGCCGTTGGTAAAACTACGAAACCGGTTCCCGAGGAGACAGATATCCAAGGAAAGAAATGTATGGTGTTCGCTGGGACAACAGTTGTAAATGGGAACTGTATTTGTTTGGTTACAGATACGGGTATGCATACCGAGTTAGGGAAAGTGCACTTACAGATTCACGAGGCCTCTCAAAGTGAAGAAGACACGCcattgaagaagaaattgaacgAGTTTGGAGAAACATTGACCATGATGATAGGGTTAATTTGTGTTTTGGTTTGGCTTATAAACCTAAAGTATTTTCTCTCTTGGGATTATGTTGATGGTTGGCCTACAAACTTTAAGTTTTCGTTTGAGAAGTGTACATATTACTTTGAAATTGCTGTGGCATTGGCTGTTGCTGCTATCCCAGAAGGTTTGCCTGCTGTGATTACTACTTGTTTGGCTCTTGGCACGCGTAAGATGGCACAGAAGAATGCTCTTGTCAGGAAATTACCTAGTGTCGAGACTCTAGGGTGTACTACAGTGATCTGTTCTGACAAGACTGGTACATTGACCACTAACCAGATGGCTGTGGCTAAGCTTGTTGCTATGGGTCATACTGCAAATGTTGTCCGAACCTTTAATGTCGAAGGGAGTACATATAATCCATCGGATGGAAAAATACAAGACTGGCCAGCTGGGCAAATGGATGCTAACCTTAAAACTATTGCAAAGATTGCTGCTTTAGCTAATGATGCTAGCATTGAGAGATCCGAGAAAGGCTATGTTGCTGGTGGAATGCCGACTGAGGCAGCTCTAAAG GTTCTTGTTGAGAAAATGGGACTTCCTTCTGGTTTGGATTCTGGTTCGTCTACAGGTTACAGTGACCTCATGG GTTGCTCTCAGGCTTGGGATACAATTGAGCACAGGATTGCCACTCTTGAGTTCGACCGTGATAGGAAATCAATGGGGGTTATTGTGTCCTCGAACTCTGGCAAAAAGTCACTGCTTGTGAAG GGTGCAGTGGAGAATTTGTTGGAAAGAAGCTCCTACATTCAGTTGGTAGATGGTTCTGTTGTCGAACTTGATCAGAGTGCTAAAGGGGTTATCTTAGATAGCCTTAACAAAATGTCAACGAGTGCATTACGTGTTTTGGGTTTTGCATACAAGTATGATCCTCCAGAGTTCATAACATATAATGGTGATGAAGACCATCCTGCTCACAGCCTTTTACTTAATCCAGCCAATTATTCTTCAATCGAAAGTAATCTTACTTTTGCTGGCTTGGCAGGACTGCGG GATCCTCCACGTAAAGAGGTTCGCCAAGCAATTGAAGACTGCAGAGCTGCTGGTATTCAAGTAATGGTTATTACAGGCGATAACAAGAATACGGCAGAAGCAATTTGCCGTGAGATAGGTGTATTTGGACCTGATGAGGACATCAGTTCAAAAAGCATAACAGGAAGACAATTCATGGAACATCATGACCCAAAAAGTCATCTTACACAAACAGGGGGCCTCCTTTTCTCCAGGGCTGAGCCACGTCACAAACAAGAGATAGTGAGACTGCTTAAAGATGTTGGTGAAGTGGTTGCAATGACCGGGGATGGGGTGAATGACGCACCTGCTTTGAAGTTGGCTGATATAGGAATAGCAATGGGCATTGCTGGGACAGAG GTTGCAAAGGAAGCTTCCGACATGGTCCTGGCAGATGATAACTTCAGCACTATTGTGGCTGCAGTTGGAGAAGGCAGGTCCATTTACAACAACATGAAGGCCTTCATCCG GTATATGATATCTTCAAACATTGGTGAGGTTGCTTGCATATTTTTGACCGCTGCCATTGGGATTCCAGAAGGCCTTATTCCTGTGCAGCTTCTATGGGTGAATCTGGTCACTGATGGCCCCCCTGCAACAGCCTTGGGTTTTAATCCTCCAGACAAATACATCATGAAAAAGGCACCTCGGAGGAGTGATGATTCCTTGATTAGCCCATGGATTTTATTTCGCTATCTG GTGATTGGACTCTACGTTGGGTTAGCAACTGTAGGGGTTTTTGTCATTTGGTACACTCAAGACTCATTCTTAGGTATCGACCTCAGCAGGGACGGTCACAGTCTTGTTACCTTTTCCCAACTCAGAAACTGGGATCAGTGCAAGTCATGGGAGAATTTTACCGTCTCTCCCTTTAAAGCTGGAGACCAAGTGTTCAATTTTGAATCTGACCCGTGTGACTACTTCCGTACCGGGAAAGTTAAAGGCATGACCCTCTCTCTCTCCGTATTAGTTGCCATTGAGATGTTTAATTCACTAAATGCCCTTTCTGAAGACGAGAGCCTGTTGACAATGCCTCCTTGGGTTAACCCATGGTTACTTCTTGCAATGTCGGTATCATTCGGGCTTCACTTTTTGATATTGTATGTTCCCTTTCTTGCTCAAGTTTTCGGAATTGTTCCTCTAAGTGTGAACGAGTGGCTGTTAGTCTTGGCTGTTGCCTTGCCCGTCATCTTGATTGATGAGATCCTAAAGTTTGTGGGTAGGCTGACAATTGGGGGTGAAACGAGGTCAAAGTCTTCCAAGCACAAGGCGGAGTAA
- the LOC122592565 gene encoding histone H4: MSGRGKGGKGLGKGGAKRHRKVLRDNIQGITKPAIRRLARRGGVKRISGLIYEETRGVLKIFLENVIRDAVTYTEHARRKTVTAMDVVYALKRQGRTLYGFGG; this comes from the coding sequence ATGTCAGGAAGAGGAAAGGGAGGAAAAGGGTTAGGAAAGGGAGGAGCAAAACGACATCGTAAGGTCCTCCGTGACAACATCCAGGGTATCACCAAACCCGCCATCCGTCGTTTGGCGCGCCGAGGCGGTGTGAAGCGCATCAGCGGGCTGATTTACGAAGAGACACGTGGAGTCCTGAAGATCTTTTTGGAGAACGTCATTCGTGATGCCGTCACTTACACCGAGCACGCTCGCCGCAAAACCGTCACCGCCATGGATGTGGTTTATGCTCTCAAGAGACAAGGCCGTACTCTTTACGGATTTGGTGGTTAG
- the LOC122592563 gene encoding chitinase 2-like, with the protein MAFSKLFIFLFALQAVLAMASATQATAPKSDLFREYIGAEFNNVKFSDVPINPNVEFHYILAFAIDYTSSSSASPTNGNFNVFWDTDNLGASQVSSIKSQHSNVKVAVSLGGDSVNGGSCYFSPSSVDSWVSNAVSSLTKIIQEYNLDGIDIDYEHFHADPETFAECIGKLITTLKNNGVISFVSIAPFDDDDVQSHYQALWKSYGHLIDYVNFQFYAYDEGTTVSQFMNYFQTQMSNYGGGSMLASFISDGSGGLAPQSGFFTACSRLRSQGKLGGIFVWSADDSKTLGFKYEKQSQALLAVPR; encoded by the coding sequence ATGGCCTTCtccaaacttttcatttttcttttcgcTCTGCAAGCCGTTTTAGCCATGGCATCAGCAACACAAGCAACTGCACCAAAATCAGACCTTTTTCGGGAATATATTGGAGCAGAGTTTAATAATGTCAAGTTTTCAGATGTACCCATCAACCCAAATGTTGAATTCCACTACATACTTGCTTTCGCAATCGACTATACCTCTTCATCTTCTGCCTCTCCAACCAACGGAAACTTCAATGTGTTTTGGGACACAGATAATCTCGGCGCTTCTCAAGTATCTTCAATCAAGAGTCAACATTCTAATGTCAAAGTAGCCGTGAGCTTAGGAGGTGACAGTGTGAATGGAGGAAGTTGTTACTTTAGCCCTTCATCCGTCGACTCCTGGGTTTCTAATGCTGTTTCTTCACTTACTAAGATCATCCAAGAGTACAACTTGGACGGGATTGATATCGATTATGAGCATTTTCATGCAGACCCTGAAACCTTTGCAGAGTGCATTGGGAAGCTTATAACCACCCTTAAAAACAACGGAGTCATCTCATTTGTGTCTATAGCTccatttgatgatgatgatgttcaaAGCCATTATCAGGCTCTGTGGAAGAGTTATGGTCATCTCATAGACTATGTCAATTTCCAGTTTTACGCTTATGATGAAGGGACGACAGTGTCTCAGTTTATGAATTACTTTCAGACACAAATGTCGAACTATGGAGGTGGTAGTATGTTGGCTAGCTTCATTAGTGATGGAAGTGGAGGTTTAGCACCTCAGAGTGGGTTCTTTACTGCTTGTAGTAGGCTTAGAAGTCAAGGGAAGCTCGGTGGGATCTTTGTGTGGTCTGCTGATGATTCAAAGACTTTAGGGTTCAAATACGAGAAGCAATCACAAGCCTTGCTCGCAGTCCCTCGTTag
- the LOC122592001 gene encoding uncharacterized protein LOC122592001, whose translation MASPIHPTVTVSNIKTFIPITLDIETGHYTTWSELFKIHCKAFQVFHHLQPKETTSTSTPDKDKDKGKEQTPSESWERIDSIVLQWIYGTISTDLLHTILKTDTTAHAAWTALANLFQDNRATRTIDLNNNFTNTCFDQFSSMSAYCQAMKVIFDQLNNVGSPITEEQLVLQILTGLPQQYEGTADNIQQTKPLPNFYETRSRLCIAEKRKSNQARHAAQASGSALAATTEPAVTSFPRQDTRNEYSERGRGRVLPWKRHFLPVLLSLWLPTLVHPSFPMGRIISKPFAFPMGPME comes from the coding sequence ATGGCATCCCCTATCCACCCCACAGTCACCGTTTCAAACATCAAAACATTCATCCCTATCACTCTCGATATCGAAACTGGCCACTATACAACCTGGTCAGAACTCTTTAAAATACACTGTAAAGCTTTTCAGGTTTTCCATCATCTTCAACCAAAAGAAACAACTTCTACATCTACTCCAGACAAAGACAAAGACAAAGGAAAAGAACAGACACCATCCGAATCATGGGAACGTATTGATTCAATTGTTCTCCAATGGATATATGGCACTATCTCTACAGATCTTCTCCATACTATCCTTAAAACTGACACCACAGCTCATGCCGCATGGACCGCCCTCGCTAATCTGTTTCAAGATAACCGTGCAACCAGGACCATTGACCTTAACAACAACTTCACCAATACTTGCTTTGATCAATTTAGCTCCATGTCCGCCTACTGCCAGGCCATGAAAGTTATCTTTGATCAACTCAATAATGTTGGGTCCCCAATCACTGAAGAACAACTCGTGTTACAAATTCTAACTGGTCTTCCTCAACAGTACGAAGGTACAGCCGATAACATCCAACAAACCAAACCTTTACCCAATTTTTATGAGACACGCTCAAGATTATGTATAGCCGAGAAACGAAAATCAAATCAAGCACGACATGCTGCCCAAGCTTCTGGTTCTGCCCTTGCAGCTACTACTGAACCTGCTGTTACTTCTTTCCCCCGTCAGGATACTCGCAATGAATATAGTGAGCGAGGTCGTGGCCGGGTCCTACCGTGGAAGAGGCACTTCCTACCAGTCCTACTCTCATTATGGTTACCGACCTTGGTCCACCCAAGCTTCCCCATGGGCCGAATCATCAGCAAACCTTTTGCTTTCCCCATGGGGCCAATGGAATAA
- the LOC122592564 gene encoding histone H4: MSGRGKGGKGLGKGGAKRHRKVLRDNIQGITKPAIRRLARRGGVKRISGLIYEETRGVLKIFLENVIRDAVTYTEHARRKTVTAMDVVYALKRQGRTLYGFGG, encoded by the coding sequence atgTCAGGAAGAGGAAAGGGAGGAAAGGGGTTGGGAAAGGGAGGAGCAAAACGACATCGTAAGGTCCTCCGTGATAACATCCAGGGTATCACCAAACCCGCCATCCGTCGTTTGGCACGTAGAGGCGGTGTGAAGCGTATCAGCGGGCTGATCTACGAAGAGACACGTGGAGTCCTGAAGATCTTTTTGGAGAACGTCATTCGTGATGCCGTCACTTACACAGAACACGCTCGCCGCAAAACCGTCACCGCCATGGATGTTGTTTATGCTCTCAAGAGACAAGGCCGTACTCTCTATGGTTTTGGTGGTTAG